From a region of the Pongo abelii isolate AG06213 chromosome 9, NHGRI_mPonAbe1-v2.0_pri, whole genome shotgun sequence genome:
- the MSANTD2 gene encoding myb/SANT-like DNA-binding domain-containing protein 2 isoform X4, whose translation MPPPFSSARGFGAPRPRPSPRERSGRRGRARGERPRGVDDLRPAATSSAAGTRSHPPAGKPGPRAAPETAVAGCAGASLPGGAAAAAWKMAAPCGSELPANSPLKIPKMEVLSPASPGGLSDGNPSLSDPSTPRGASPLGPGSAAGSGATASGGLGLGLGGRSAASSSVSFSPGGGGGGAAAAAAAACRGMSWTPAETNALIAVWGNERLVEARYQQLEGAGTVFGSKAPGPAMYERVSRALAELGYERTPSQCRERIKLVRCPELNAVLQLWPHRC comes from the coding sequence ATGCCCCCACCCTTCTCTTCAGCTCGGGGCTTCGGCGCGCCTCGTCCCCGCCCTTCGCCCCGGGAGAGGAGCGGGCGGCGTGGGAGGGCTCGCGGAGAAAGGCCCAGGGGAGTGGACGACCTCCGCCCGGCAGCCACATCCTCGGCAGCAGGGACCCGGAGCCATCCACCCGCGGGCAAGCCAGGCCCGAGGGCAGCCCCGGAGACCGCGGTGGCCGGATGCGCGGGCGCGTCACTTCCGGGCGGTGCAGCGGCGGCCGCTTGGAAGATGGCTGCGCCCTGTGGCTCGGAGCTGCCCGCCAACTCGCCGCTAAAAATCCCGAAGATGGAGGTCCTTTCCCCGGCTTCTCCTGGTGGCCTGAGCGACGGAAATCCATCGCTGTCCGACCCTTCCACGCCTCGGGGTGCCTCCCCGCTCGGGCCGGGCAGTGCGGCGGGCTCGGGGGCAACGGCGTCCGGGGGTCtcgggctggggctggggggccGCAGCGCCGCCTCGTCCTCGGTCTCCTTCTCCCCTGGTGGCGGCGGTGGCGGGGCTGcggcagccgccgccgccgcctgccGGGGCATGTCGTGGACGCCGGCCGAGACGAACGCGCTCATCGCAGTGTGGGGCAACGAGCGGCTGGTGGAGGCGCGGTACCAGCAGCTGGAGGGAGCCGGCACGGTGTTCGGCAGCAAGGCCCCCGGGCCAGCCATGTACGAGCGCGTGTCCCGGGCCCTGGCCGAGCTGGGCTACGAGCGGACCCCGTCCCAGTGCCGGGAGCGCATCAAG